In Caproiciproducens sp. NJN-50, the following are encoded in one genomic region:
- a CDS encoding HlyC/CorC family transporter: MDKSTSQILLILLFILMSAFFSASETAFTTLNKVRIKSLANNGNTRAAVTLMLAENYDSLLSTILIGNNIVNIASASVATILFTSLFGGAGVTVSTAAMTAIVLIFGEISPKFLAKESPESFALSATPILNFFVMLFTPLNYLFSGWKKLLGHVFKRRDEKKVTQEELMTFVDEAQSDGGIDERNGELIRSAIEFNDLDANDILTPRVNIVAVDRKMPMDKITDLFLETSYSRLPVYEDSIDNIVGMIHEKDYFRALYKGETAIAQIVKKVSYVGTGMKISDLLRLLQQMKTHMAVVVDEFGGTEGIVTMEDILEELVGDIWDEHDEVIDYFKKINDLSYEVNCAVSLDDMFDFFKIDQSEDESDSVTVSGWVMERLGKIPAAGDNFEFQKMKFTVTKAAARRATMVSIQLPEPIREAAD, translated from the coding sequence ATGGATAAATCCACGTCTCAAATATTGTTGATCCTGTTGTTTATCCTTATGTCAGCGTTTTTTTCAGCAAGTGAAACAGCGTTTACTACTTTGAATAAGGTGAGAATTAAAAGCCTGGCCAATAACGGAAATACCCGTGCAGCCGTCACACTAATGCTTGCGGAAAATTATGACAGCCTGCTGTCCACCATACTGATTGGCAACAATATCGTAAATATTGCCAGTGCCTCCGTCGCAACCATTCTTTTTACAAGCCTGTTCGGGGGCGCAGGTGTCACTGTTTCGACGGCCGCTATGACTGCAATAGTATTGATTTTTGGTGAGATATCGCCAAAATTTCTGGCGAAAGAAAGTCCTGAAAGTTTCGCACTGTCGGCAACACCGATTTTAAACTTTTTTGTAATGCTGTTTACTCCTCTGAACTATCTTTTTTCCGGCTGGAAAAAACTGCTGGGCCACGTTTTTAAACGCAGGGATGAAAAAAAAGTTACGCAGGAGGAACTGATGACTTTTGTCGATGAGGCCCAGAGTGATGGGGGAATTGACGAACGCAACGGTGAACTGATCCGCTCCGCAATAGAATTTAATGATTTGGATGCAAATGACATATTGACTCCAAGGGTTAATATCGTCGCGGTAGACCGAAAAATGCCCATGGATAAAATTACTGATCTTTTTCTTGAGACAAGTTACTCACGGCTGCCGGTCTATGAAGATTCCATAGATAACATTGTTGGCATGATTCATGAAAAAGACTATTTCCGGGCTCTTTACAAAGGGGAAACCGCAATCGCGCAGATAGTCAAAAAAGTTTCCTATGTTGGAACCGGCATGAAAATATCGGACCTTCTGCGCCTTTTACAGCAAATGAAAACCCATATGGCGGTTGTTGTGGATGAATTCGGAGGGACGGAAGGCATCGTCACAATGGAGGATATTTTGGAAGAGCTCGTAGGCGATATCTGGGATGAACACGATGAAGTGATAGATTATTTTAAGAAAATAAATGATTTGTCCTATGAGGTAAACTGTGCCGTCAGCCTTGACGATATGTTCGATTTCTTTAAAATAGATCAATCAGAGGACGAGTCCGACTCCGTAACAGTCAGCGGGTGGGTCATGGAGCGGCTTGGCAAAATTCCGGCTGCAGGCGATAATTTCGAATTTCAAAAGATGAAATTCACGGTTACAAAAGCGGCGGCCAGACGGGCCACGATGGTATCGATCCAACTTCCTGAGCCCATTCGGGAAGCAGCGGACTGA
- the dhaS gene encoding dihydroxyacetone kinase transcriptional activator DhaS produces the protein MSESLITKKAIAQSVKELMKKEDLRKISVSDIVKKCGVNRQTFYYHFKDKYDLVNWIYYNEVVSAVSSQKTFHDWSDVMLDILSTMKREKCFYRNAFNVTGQNAFQDYFFNLTKSLLIEIIGEMEDGKGIRENDKNFIAEFYTYGLVGIVIQWARNGMKEQPKELVDKLKYFIDDSKQFTAARYLGKLTGESGGSDRR, from the coding sequence ATGTCAGAATCATTGATTACGAAAAAGGCGATTGCCCAATCCGTTAAGGAACTAATGAAAAAAGAGGACCTAAGAAAAATATCGGTTTCAGATATCGTGAAGAAATGCGGCGTCAACCGCCAGACATTTTATTATCATTTTAAAGATAAGTATGATTTGGTCAACTGGATTTATTATAACGAAGTGGTCTCCGCCGTATCCTCTCAAAAAACTTTTCATGACTGGAGCGACGTCATGCTGGATATTCTGAGCACAATGAAGAGGGAAAAATGCTTTTACAGAAACGCATTTAACGTGACAGGGCAAAATGCCTTTCAGGACTACTTCTTCAACCTCACCAAAAGCCTGTTGATTGAAATCATAGGGGAGATGGAGGATGGGAAAGGAATTCGTGAGAACGATAAAAATTTTATCGCCGAGTTTTACACGTACGGCCTTGTCGGAATTGTGATACAATGGGCGCGTAACGGAATGAAGGAACAGCCGAAGGAACTCGTCGATAAATTAAAATACTTTATCGATGACAGCAAACAGTTTACAGCCGCCCGATATTTGGGAAAGCTGACAGGGGAAAGCGGCGGGTCGGACCGCCGTTGA